The proteins below come from a single Triticum aestivum cultivar Chinese Spring chromosome 5D, IWGSC CS RefSeq v2.1, whole genome shotgun sequence genomic window:
- the LOC123121273 gene encoding UDP-glucose 4-epimerase 4 codes for MSTRRRGRTQTPPLPSFLPVTQRNAAAASRGTDRQRRPVTGRAGPALRGRRSVAAERAKASRPSVTGARAPPTRPPVHWRAATPDELGPRPFKFSSTAPSPSPSPSLPSHPPCLSPPPLRSLPPQIRASEDPGRRIPPPMAVNGSANGSSGANGSAGPTRTVLVTGGAGYIGSHAVLQLLAAGFRAVVVDSLENSSELAVRRVAALAGDHARNLSFHKVDIRDEDALDAVFASTRFDAVIHFAGLKAVGESVQKPLFYYDHNIAGTINLLKVMAAHECKKLVFSSSAAVYGSPKNSPCTEEFPLLPHNPYGRTKLMAEEICRDIYRSDSEWRIILLRYFNPVGAHPSGYLGEDPRGVPNNLMPYVQQVAVGRRPSVTIFGNNYATKDGTGVRDYIHVLDLAEGHIAALRKLFDSSSNIGCEPYNLGTGKGTSVLEIVNAFEKASGKKIPLVIGQRRPGDAEILFAGTGKAERELNWKAKYGITEMCRDQWNWASKNPYGYGSPDSTKQNGSNSH; via the exons ATGTCGACCCGACGACGAGGACGCACGCAGACGccaccccttccttccttccttcctgtgACGCAACGCAACGCGGCCGCAGCGAGTCGCGGCACCGACAGGCAGCGTCGTCCCGTCACGGGGCGGGCGGGCCCCGCGCTGCGCGGTCGCAGGAGCGTAGCAGCCGAGCGAGCCAAAGCAAGCCGCCCGTCTGTCACTGGGGCGCGGGCCCCGCCGACACGCCCTCCTGTCCACTGGCGTGCGGCAACCCCGGACGAACTCGGACCGAGACCATTCAAATTTTCTTCCACTGCCCCTAGCCCCAGCCCCAGCCCATCTCTTCCTTCTCATCCCCCCTGCCTGTCTCCTCCTCCGCTCCGCTCGCTCCCTCCGCAGATCCGCGCCAGCGAGGACCCGGGGAGACGAATTCCCCCGCCGATGGCGGTGAACGGGTCGGCCAACGGGTCGTCGGGGGCCAACGGGTCGGCGGGGCCGACCAGGACCGTGCTGGTGACCGGCGGGGCGGGCTACATCGGCAGCCACGCCGTGCTGCAGCTGCTCGCCGCGGGCTTCCGCGCCGTCGTCGTCGACAGCCTCGAGAACTCCTCCGAGCTCGCCGTCCGCCGCGTCGCCGCGCTCGCCGGGGACCACGCGCGGAACCTCTCCTTCCACAAG GTTGATATCCGTGACGAGGATGCACTGGACGCTGTTTTTGCTTCCACAAG ATTTGATGCTGTTATTCACTTTGCTGGACTGAAAGCTGTCGGTGAAAGTGTACAGAAGCCGTTGTTTTACTATGACCATAACATTGCTGGCACAATAAATCTTTTGAAAGTCATGGCAGCCCATGAATGCAAGAAG TTGGTGTTCTCATCATCAGCTGCAGTTTATGGATCACCTAAGAACTCACCCTGCACAGAGGAGTTTCCTCTCCTTCCGCACAATCCATATGGCAGAACCAAG CTTATGGCTGAGGAGATATGCCGTGATATATACCGGTCAGATTCTGAGTGGAGAATCATTTTACTTAGGTACTTCAACCCGGTTGGGGCTCACCCCAGTGGATACCTTGGTGAAGACCCACGTGGAGTTCCAAACAACCTTATGCCCTACGTTCAGCAAGTTGCTGTTGGGAGGAGGCCGTCAGTGACAATCTTTGGAAATAACTATGCAACTAAAGATGGGACCGGG GTACGAGATTACATTCATGTGCTTGATCTTGCTGAGGGGCATATTGCTGCACTGCGGAAGCTTTTTGATAGTTCGTCTAACATAG GATGTGAACCATACAACCTTGGGACTGGAAAGGGGACGTCAGTGTTGGAGATAGTCAATGCATTTGAGAAGGCTTCTGGAAAG AAAATCCCGCTGGTCATCGGTCAGCGCCGCCCTGGTGATGCCGAGATTCTCTTTGCAGGAACTGGCAAAGCAGAGAGAGAACTCAACTGGAA AGCAAAATATGGCATCACGGAGATGTGCAGGGACCAGTGGAACTGGGCTAGCAAGAACCCTTACGGGTACGGGTCACCCGACTCGACCAAGCAGAACGGTAGCAATTCACACTGA